One Sulfurihydrogenibium subterraneum DSM 15120 DNA segment encodes these proteins:
- a CDS encoding inositol monophosphatase family protein: MNNFVQTAKEAALIGGGILKENFKKVKKSDVENKGIKDFVTYVDKLSEERIRSYILSKYPDHSFLGEEDGKFGNSDYVWVVDPLDGTKNYICGFEIFAVSVALIHKGDIIAGSIYVPILDKLYWAGKSEGAYLNGEKIKVSDRPIESAVVSTGFPFREIKELDSYLSMLREAMITFSGVRRPGAAAVDLALVAEGVFDGFFEMKLSIWDIAAGILLIKEAGGICTNFDGGEDFSSGDIIAGGEKIYKFLFDIVNKKRG; encoded by the coding sequence TTGAATAACTTCGTACAAACTGCAAAAGAAGCAGCTTTAATAGGAGGAGGAATCCTTAAAGAAAACTTTAAAAAAGTCAAAAAATCTGACGTAGAAAATAAAGGAATAAAAGATTTTGTTACTTATGTAGATAAATTATCTGAAGAAAGAATTAGAAGCTATATACTTTCAAAGTATCCAGACCACTCTTTTTTAGGAGAAGAAGACGGAAAGTTTGGAAATAGTGATTATGTATGGGTGGTAGACCCTTTAGATGGCACAAAGAATTACATCTGTGGATTTGAGATTTTTGCTGTATCTGTTGCTTTAATACATAAAGGAGATATTATAGCCGGAAGTATTTACGTACCTATACTGGACAAACTTTACTGGGCAGGAAAAAGTGAAGGTGCTTACTTAAACGGAGAAAAGATAAAAGTATCAGATAGACCTATAGAATCAGCTGTTGTTTCAACTGGATTTCCTTTTAGAGAGATAAAAGAGTTAGACAGTTATCTGTCTATGCTAAGAGAGGCAATGATAACTTTTTCAGGTGTTAGAAGACCAGGAGCGGCTGCAGTAGATTTGGCATTAGTAGCAGAAGGAGTTTTTGACGGATTTTTCGAGATGAAACTATCAATATGGGATATAGCAGCTGGAATCCTTTTGATAAAAGAAGCAGGAGGAATATGTACAAACTTTGACGGTGGAGAAGACTTTTCGTCAGGAGATATCATAGCTGGAGGAGAAAAGATTTATAAATTTCTTTTTGATATTGTCAATAAAAAAAGAGGATAG
- the pheA gene encoding prephenate dehydratase yields the protein MDYQKELQKIRKEIDNIDQTILQLLNKRALLAKQVGEIKKKNNLPIFVPTREKEIFERLEKLNTGPLSNDVIKHIFREIISACRSVEENIKVAYLGPKATFTHQASLKYFGSSVEHIPVSTIKDVFEEIAKKKVNYGVVPVENTIEGVVNYTLDMFLDYDLKIIGEVILEISLHLMSINPNINEIQRIYSHKFAIAECRDWLQKNMPNAQIIEVESTAKAAEMARDDYESAAIASESAATVYGLHILERKIDKHLYNYTRFLIIGNEIPQPTGKDKTTFIFSVKNQVGALYKALEPFYKNQINMTKIESRPSKKEAWDYIFFTDIEGHIEDEKVSKTLQELKNNVPFFKVLGSYPKAQDV from the coding sequence ATGGACTATCAAAAAGAATTACAAAAAATTAGAAAAGAGATCGATAATATAGACCAAACCATATTACAACTTCTAAATAAAAGAGCTTTACTTGCAAAACAAGTAGGAGAGATAAAGAAAAAGAACAACCTTCCTATATTCGTTCCAACAAGAGAAAAAGAAATTTTTGAAAGATTAGAAAAGTTAAATACAGGACCCCTTTCAAACGATGTAATAAAACATATCTTTAGAGAGATTATATCTGCGTGTAGAAGTGTAGAAGAAAACATAAAAGTTGCTTACCTTGGACCAAAGGCTACATTTACCCATCAAGCAAGTTTAAAGTACTTTGGAAGCAGTGTTGAACACATCCCGGTTTCAACTATAAAAGATGTCTTTGAAGAGATAGCTAAGAAAAAAGTAAACTACGGCGTTGTCCCAGTTGAAAACACGATAGAAGGTGTTGTTAACTACACCCTTGATATGTTTTTAGACTATGATTTAAAGATAATCGGAGAGGTTATATTAGAAATATCCCTTCATTTAATGAGTATAAACCCAAACATAAACGAAATCCAGAGAATATACAGCCATAAGTTTGCAATAGCAGAATGTAGAGATTGGCTACAAAAGAACATGCCTAATGCCCAAATAATAGAAGTAGAAAGTACTGCAAAAGCAGCAGAGATGGCAAGAGATGACTATGAATCTGCAGCCATAGCAAGCGAATCAGCTGCAACAGTTTACGGACTTCACATCTTAGAAAGAAAGATAGATAAACATTTATACAACTATACAAGATTTTTAATCATAGGAAATGAGATACCACAACCTACAGGAAAAGACAAAACAACCTTTATCTTTTCTGTAAAAAATCAGGTAGGAGCTCTCTACAAGGCATTAGAGCCTTTCTACAAAAATCAGATAAATATGACAAAAATTGAGTCAAGACCTTCAAAAAAAGAAGCATGGGATTACATATTCTTTACAGATATAGAAGGTCATATTGAAGATGAAAAAGTTTCTAAAACATTACAAGAGCTTAAAAACAATGTTCCATTTTTTAAAGTTTTAGGCTCTTATCCTAAAGCTCAGGATGTTTAG